In Natronococcus sp. AD-5, the genomic window TCGTGACGACGAACGCCATCGCGATGATTCGCATCGAGTCGATACTGTAGATTCGATCAGCCATCGTTCGCGCGAAATCGGAGGTGAATATGGTCTTCTCGGGACGGGAGCGTCACGTCCGGGCCGACGGGAGCGACTGGCGACCCGGCCACCCGCCTCGCTTCGAGCGCCCGCGTCCGCGGCCTCGGTAGTGGCGTCGGTCGGACTCGTCGCGGGAGCGTCGACCCGGCGAACTCGCTTTCGCTACCGAGACGAACGTCCCGAAGATACGTCAGGCGGGGGAGACGACACCAGTCGATCGATCCCCGACGACTGACGGGGGTACAGCGGTCCTCGTTGCCGATAACCCCGTAATCGCGAAGCGGTGGATACTCCATAGCGGTGTTCTGGTATCGTCACACAACGATCCGCAAACGGTGCTACTGGGAGGTAGAACGGCGGGACGGCAAAAACGTACGCCAGCAGTCGCCGGGTTCTCGAGCGACCGTCCGGAGAGGTTGCCAGTGGGAGTTTTATTTCACTCCTCGGAGTGACAAGGTCCGTGACTCAAAACGATATCACGCGCAGACGACTGCTCGGCGTCGCCGGCGGGGCCGTCGCCGTCGGCACCGTCGGCGGATCTACCGCGGCGGAGACCGGCCGGAGCGCGATCGAGCGTCCCGACGGCGCAGTTCGGACGCAGGACGAACGATACACGGATATCTACGAGGAGACGATCGATTCCGTCGTTCTCGTCAACGTGTTCGGCGGCGACGAGGTCCCCGGCGGACTGGGATCCGGGTTCGTCATCGACGACGGGCACGTGGTGACGAACGATCACGTGGCCGGCGACGCGTCGGAGGTCGAACTCCAGTTCCGCGACGAGCAGTGGCGATCGGCGTCGGTCGTCGGATCGGACGTCCACAGCGACCTGGCCGTCCTCGAGGTCGACGACCTCCCGGACGCCGCCGTCGGGTTGTCGTTTTCGGACGCCGAACCGACGGTCGGTCAGGAGGTGCTGGCGCTCGGCAATCCGCTCGGTCTCGACGCCTCGATCTCGCAGGGGCTCGTCAGCGGGGTCGACCGCTCGCTGCCGAGTCCGACCGGGTTCTCGATCCCGGCGGCCATCCAGACCGACGCGCCGGTCAACCCCGGGAACAGCGGCGGTCCGCTCGTGAGTCTCGAGAGCGACGTTCTCGGCGTCGTCTTCGCCGGCGCCGGTCAGACGATCGGCTTCGCCATCTCCGCGGCGCTCGCGAACCGGGTCGTCCCCGCGCTCATCGACGACGGCGAGTACCAGCACGCGTACGTCGGAGTGAGCGTCCTGCCGGTCGGGCCCCTGGTCGCCGAAGCGAACGATCTCGAGGACCCCCGCGGCGTCCTGATCGTCGACGTGATCCCGGACTCGCCCGCGGACGGCGTCCTCGAGCCGGCGGACGGAGTCGAGTCGATCGACGGCGGTCCGGTCCCGGTCGGCGGCGACGTGATCATCGCTATCGGCGACCGGGAGATCCCGAATCAGGAGCGGCTGTCCTCGACGCTCGCGCTCGAGACGTCACCCGGCGAGACGGTCGACGTCGAGGTCGTCCGCGACGGGGAGCGCGAGACCGTCGAGCTGACGCTCGAGCCCCGGCCCGACGTGGACGTCCCCTGATTCGCTCGACGCGGCCGCGGGGTCCGTGCGAGCGGCGAACAGGCGCACGCAGGTGCAGCGATTACGGGCGAAAGCGTCCTCGCGTGTCCTATGACGGAGATCGGTCACAAACTCATCTGCGAGGAGCACGGTCCGAACGATCTCGCCGAGTACGCCCAGCTCGCGGACCGGTCGGCGTTCGACTACGCGATGATCTCCGATCACTACCACCCGTGGACATCGACGCAGGGCGAGAGTCCGATGGTCTGGAACGTGATCGGCGCCATCTCGCGGGCGACCGACGACCTGCGTCTCGGTACTGCCGTCACCTGCCCGATCATGCGCATCCACCCGGCGATCGTCGCGCAGGCGGCCGCCACCGCCGGCGCGCAGCTCCCCGGCCGATTCTTCCTCGGCGTCGGCACCGGCGAGAATTTGAGCGAGCACATCCTCGGCGATCGGTGGCCGGAGCACGCGGTCCGACTCGAGATGCTCGAGGAAGCGCTCGAAATCATCCGCACCCTCTGGAACGGGAAGACGACGAGCTATCACGGCGAGTACTACACCGTCGAGAACGCCCGTATCTACACCCTTCCGGACGAACTGCCGCCGATCCCCATCGCGGCTGACGGCCCGAAGGCGGCGCGAAAGGCCGGCGAGATCGGGGACGGACTCATCGCGATTTCTCCCGACGAAGAACTGATCGGGGCGTTCGAAGACGGCGGCGGGGAGAACAAACCCCGGTACGCCGAGGTCAGCGTCTGCTACGCCGAAGACGAGCGGGAGGCGATCGAGACGGCCCACGAGGTCTGGCCCCAGGCGGCGCTACCCGGGGAACTCATGTGGGAGCTTCCGACGCCCGCCCACTTCGAGCAGGCGACCGAAGCGGTTTCCGAGGAAGATATCGCGGAGATGGTCGTCTGCGGCTCCGATCCCGACGAGCATATCGAGGCGATCCGGGAGTTCGTCGACGCCGGGTTCGACCACGTCGCCGTTCACAACGTCGGCTCGAACCAGGCCGAGTTCGTCGAGTTCTACGAGGACGAAGTGTTACCGGCGGTGCAGTAATCGACCGAACGCGACCGACGCGACGGGTCGGCGCGAAGCGCGCTACGACGTCTCGTCCGCTTCGCCCTCCGCCTCCTCGAGGTCGTCGGGTTCCTCGTCCGATCGCGGTGCGTTCTGGGTCCCGAGATCATCGTCGCCGTCGTCGACCTCGTCCGGATCGCGGTCGACGCGCTCGAGTTCCTCCTCGATCTCGGCTTCGCGTTCGGCCTCGTACTCGTCAGCGCGGTCGGTGTTATCTTCGGCCATGACACGCTCGTATTGGGGAGCGAGCGGTTTGGTCATCCGGCCGTCGAGTGCAACGTCGGGGCCGGTCGCCGCTCGATCGTTCCGCGCTACGAACACGACAACCGACACGAAAGACAGATAAAAGACGCCGCGCTGTGAACAGACAAATATGGACGTTCCCTACGACCTCACCTCGTACGTGCGGGTGTTGAAGATGGCGACGACACCCACGACCGAAGAATTCGTTCAGGTGTCGAAAATCGCCGGTGCGGGGATCCTGCTCGTCGGATTCCTCGGGTTCCTCATCGGCGGTCTCATGCTGCTGCTGACCGGCGACGCCGGTGGTGCCTTCTAATGGGCATCTATGCAGTCAAGACGACGGCGAGCCAGGAGCGAACCGTCGCCGACATGATCATCAACCGCGAGGAACCCGAGATCCACGCCGCGCTCGCGCCCGACTCGCTGACCTCCTACGTGATGGTCGAGGCCGACGGCGACGCCGTCCTGAACCGCGTGCTCGAGGACATCCCGCACGCGCGCAGCATCGTTCCCGGTCAGTCGGACATCTCGGAGGTCGAGCACTTCCTCTCGCCGAAACCGGACGTCGAGGGGATCGCCGAGGGCGACATCGTCGAACTCATCGCCGGCCCGTTCAAGGGCGAGAAGGCCCAGGTCCAGCGGATCGACGAGGGCAAGGATCAGGTGACAGTCGAACTGTACGAGGCGACGGTTCCGATTCCGGTGACGGTTCGGGGAGACCAGATTCGGGTACTGGATAGCGACGAACGGTAGTTCGTCGGACCATGCGAACGGGCGCGATGCGCCCGTGAGCAGACAGTGACGAGCGCTAACGCGCTCGCCCGGTTCGAACGTCGAGTCGCGACCCCACTTCTCGTTACCGGCGCAGTTCGTCCGCGAGCGCCTGCGTATCCGCCACCGATTCGATCTCCTCGAGCAGCGCCTCGCGGTTCCGGACGTCCTCGGAACTGGCGCCGTACGCGCGGACGTACTCGGCGCGGCTGTGTTCGGTGAAGGTGTGTCGGATCGCGAGATAGCCGTCGGGGACGATGGTGCCACAGACTTCGCACTCGCGGCGTTCGTGTTCGGTCGCCTGATGGACGACGGCCGACTCGACGTCCTCGAACACTGCACCACAGCCACCAATGCCGCATTCCCAAGCCATTTGATAGGAGAATCGCGGGGCCGACCTAATGGTCTTTTCGCAGTGAATTATATTCCAACTAATACTTCTCTCGAACACCAGCCGCTCGACGCCGTCACCGGACCGGTTTCGCGCACATCGAATCAGAATCCATAACTCGGCGCTCGTAAAAGGGCCACGTACTCGTGAGCGACGGAGTGGAGGTTCGAGTCGACTGTCACGTGAAGGTCCTCAACGACGCCGTCGTCGAGCGCGCCAAACGTGTCGGACTCGACGCAATCGTCTACGCACCGCACTTTACCCGCCTCCCGGAGATCCGGGAGCGAGCGGCGGCCTACTCGAGCGCCGACCTGCTGGTCATCCCCGCCCGAGAGGTCTTCACCGGCTCCTGGCGGGATCGCAAACACGTCGTCGCGATCGGACTCGAGGAACCGATTCCGGACTTCATACCACTCGAGGTGGCGATGGCCGAGTTCGACCGCCAGGAGGCGGCGGTGCTCGTCCCGCATCCCGAGTTCGCCACCGTGAGCGTGACGGAGCCGGACCTGCGGACGTACGCGAAGACGATCGACGCCGTCGAGATTTTTAACCCGAAGCACTTCCCCTCGCACAATCAGCGCGCGCGGGAACTCGCGGAGACGCTGTCGTATCCGCCGTTCGCGTCCTCGTACGCGCACCTGCCGAGCTCGGTCGGCGTCGCCTACACGGTCTTCGAGACGCCGATCGCGTCCGAGGCCGACTTCGTCGACGCCCTCGAGGACGGCGTCACCCGCCGCGTGGTCTACGACAACGGGACCAAACGGCTCCGCACGTCCGTGGGCGAACTCGCCCACCTCTGTTACGAAAACACCTGGGAGAAGGCCGACCGGCTCTTCCTCTCGGGAATCGAACCGACCCATCCCGATCACATCGCCTACGACGGACGATTCGACGATGTCGCCGTGTACTGACGGCATCCGCTCTCGAGCACCGGACACGCTTCGAGGTGTCTCTCCTCTCGATCCCGGTCGGTCCTCGAGGGCCCCAGCGCGGAGGGCTCCCGTCGTCACACGCGTCGTGAACCGGGGGGCAGTAGCAG contains:
- a CDS encoding TIGR03557 family F420-dependent LLM class oxidoreductase, whose product is MTEIGHKLICEEHGPNDLAEYAQLADRSAFDYAMISDHYHPWTSTQGESPMVWNVIGAISRATDDLRLGTAVTCPIMRIHPAIVAQAAATAGAQLPGRFFLGVGTGENLSEHILGDRWPEHAVRLEMLEEALEIIRTLWNGKTTSYHGEYYTVENARIYTLPDELPPIPIAADGPKAARKAGEIGDGLIAISPDEELIGAFEDGGGENKPRYAEVSVCYAEDEREAIETAHEVWPQAALPGELMWELPTPAHFEQATEAVSEEDIAEMVVCGSDPDEHIEAIREFVDAGFDHVAVHNVGSNQAEFVEFYEDEVLPAVQ
- a CDS encoding DUF7565 family protein, translated to MAWECGIGGCGAVFEDVESAVVHQATEHERRECEVCGTIVPDGYLAIRHTFTEHSRAEYVRAYGASSEDVRNREALLEEIESVADTQALADELRR
- a CDS encoding PHP-associated domain-containing protein; amino-acid sequence: MSDGVEVRVDCHVKVLNDAVVERAKRVGLDAIVYAPHFTRLPEIRERAAAYSSADLLVIPAREVFTGSWRDRKHVVAIGLEEPIPDFIPLEVAMAEFDRQEAAVLVPHPEFATVSVTEPDLRTYAKTIDAVEIFNPKHFPSHNQRARELAETLSYPPFASSYAHLPSSVGVAYTVFETPIASEADFVDALEDGVTRRVVYDNGTKRLRTSVGELAHLCYENTWEKADRLFLSGIEPTHPDHIAYDGRFDDVAVY
- a CDS encoding transcription elongation factor Spt5 encodes the protein MGIYAVKTTASQERTVADMIINREEPEIHAALAPDSLTSYVMVEADGDAVLNRVLEDIPHARSIVPGQSDISEVEHFLSPKPDVEGIAEGDIVELIAGPFKGEKAQVQRIDEGKDQVTVELYEATVPIPVTVRGDQIRVLDSDER
- a CDS encoding protein translocase SEC61 complex subunit gamma, whose amino-acid sequence is MDVPYDLTSYVRVLKMATTPTTEEFVQVSKIAGAGILLVGFLGFLIGGLMLLLTGDAGGAF
- a CDS encoding S1C family serine protease, with protein sequence MTQNDITRRRLLGVAGGAVAVGTVGGSTAAETGRSAIERPDGAVRTQDERYTDIYEETIDSVVLVNVFGGDEVPGGLGSGFVIDDGHVVTNDHVAGDASEVELQFRDEQWRSASVVGSDVHSDLAVLEVDDLPDAAVGLSFSDAEPTVGQEVLALGNPLGLDASISQGLVSGVDRSLPSPTGFSIPAAIQTDAPVNPGNSGGPLVSLESDVLGVVFAGAGQTIGFAISAALANRVVPALIDDGEYQHAYVGVSVLPVGPLVAEANDLEDPRGVLIVDVIPDSPADGVLEPADGVESIDGGPVPVGGDVIIAIGDREIPNQERLSSTLALETSPGETVDVEVVRDGERETVELTLEPRPDVDVP